From Lujinxingia vulgaris, a single genomic window includes:
- a CDS encoding efflux RND transporter permease subunit translates to MNIFRLAVSRPIATSMVFIAIMVFGIYSYIRLPVDLFPEVDSPIISVITSYEGAGALEVERNVTEHLESALGTTPELLEITSTSMDNVSVVTLEFNGGANMDEATNNVRDRLGQAEFLLPDDVNDPILQKFDASAIPVVIYSVTAEESYPELEQIIDDYIVNPINRISGVGDVSVTGAPSREVQVVLDPERLRAYNLDVSRIAQALQAENISSPAGRVDLGTESYNLRVNTEFRSVEDIGGVIVANYQGRQVTLDQVASIREGFADEDAISRVNGRQGLTFAVQKQTEANTVEVSERVMAQMPAIAESLPDDVEMTLIIDTSDFIVDAINNLSSVLFYAVVFVVLVVLIFLRQWRATIVIAATIPVSLIVGFIYLTLVGSTLNMISLSSLSIALGMVVDDAIVVLENIMQHIERGSTPREAAIHGTGEVGVAVVATTLTVVAVFLPLTFLEGQTGVWFGQLGAIVVVTVVTSTVAALTLTPMMGSLMMKPVDEEGRGPLKALARGIDKGLRGIESVYRGSLRVAVRFRKTTMLAALVVFGLSVALVPRVGTEFMPISDDGFVTVSGELETSRSLDYTSEVVGRLEAQITDAVPELKRLNSTSGTSGSMFGGVGGGKNEFQLRMELIDQDDRERSVFEVADQIRGILAGTPEIVTSTVTSGNSGGAGSAQPVSVEIRGFDLEQTTALARDLAEHMEGIEGTRDVNLSRGESRPEFEIIFDRERLSDFGLTSAQVAQVVRGNIAGQTATIFRRGGDEYDVVLRYAEGERGSLEQVREMTINTPTGARVRVEDLGEIKEFMVPPNIERIDRERMLTVSAGIEGRPLNLVMEDVREWVDAQNLPPQIAITYGGDFQEQQESFQDLFLILALSLILVYLVMAGQFESLKEPFVIMFSIPFAFTGVILALLITDTPLSVIGLIGAIILVGIVVKNAIVLIDYIKLLQGRGQPIFEAIVDGSVSRLRPVLMTTLTTILAMIPLALEIGEGAELWKPMAISVIGGLSFSTVVTLIIVPVLYGMFERNAETKTGGMT, encoded by the coding sequence ATGAACATCTTTCGCCTGGCCGTCTCTCGGCCTATCGCCACCTCGATGGTCTTTATCGCCATCATGGTTTTTGGCATTTACTCCTACATTCGCCTCCCGGTGGACCTCTTCCCCGAGGTCGATTCGCCCATCATCTCGGTGATCACGAGCTACGAGGGCGCCGGTGCGCTGGAGGTCGAGCGCAACGTCACCGAGCACCTGGAGAGCGCGCTGGGCACCACTCCGGAGCTTCTGGAGATCACCTCCACCTCGATGGATAACGTCTCGGTGGTCACCCTGGAGTTTAACGGTGGCGCCAACATGGACGAGGCCACCAACAACGTGCGTGACCGCCTGGGGCAGGCTGAGTTTCTGCTGCCCGATGACGTCAATGACCCCATCCTTCAAAAGTTCGATGCCAGCGCCATTCCGGTGGTCATCTACTCGGTGACCGCCGAGGAGAGTTATCCGGAGCTCGAGCAGATCATCGACGATTATATCGTCAACCCCATCAACCGCATCAGCGGGGTGGGGGATGTCTCGGTGACCGGCGCGCCCAGCCGGGAGGTGCAGGTGGTGCTCGATCCGGAGCGGCTGCGCGCCTACAACCTCGACGTCTCGCGCATCGCCCAGGCGTTGCAGGCTGAGAACATCTCGTCGCCGGCCGGTCGTGTGGACCTGGGGACCGAGAGCTACAACCTGCGGGTGAACACCGAGTTTCGCTCCGTCGAAGATATCGGCGGGGTGATCGTGGCCAACTACCAGGGCCGCCAGGTCACGCTCGATCAGGTCGCGAGCATCCGCGAGGGCTTTGCCGATGAGGACGCCATCTCGCGCGTCAACGGTCGCCAGGGGCTGACCTTTGCGGTGCAGAAGCAGACCGAGGCCAACACCGTCGAGGTCAGCGAGCGGGTCATGGCGCAGATGCCGGCGATCGCCGAGTCTTTGCCCGATGATGTGGAGATGACGCTGATCATCGACACCTCCGACTTCATCGTGGATGCCATCAACAACTTAAGCTCGGTGCTCTTCTACGCGGTGGTCTTCGTGGTGCTGGTGGTGCTGATCTTCTTGCGCCAGTGGCGGGCCACGATCGTGATCGCGGCGACGATCCCGGTCTCGCTGATTGTGGGCTTTATCTACCTGACGCTTGTGGGCTCGACGCTGAACATGATCTCGCTGAGCTCGCTCTCGATCGCGCTGGGGATGGTGGTCGATGATGCCATCGTCGTGCTCGAGAACATCATGCAGCATATCGAGCGGGGGTCGACACCCAGGGAGGCCGCGATCCACGGCACCGGGGAGGTGGGTGTGGCGGTTGTGGCCACCACACTCACGGTGGTGGCGGTCTTCTTGCCGCTGACCTTCCTGGAAGGTCAGACGGGCGTGTGGTTCGGCCAGCTCGGCGCCATCGTTGTGGTCACCGTGGTGACCTCCACGGTGGCCGCGCTCACGCTCACGCCGATGATGGGCTCGTTGATGATGAAGCCCGTCGATGAAGAGGGGCGCGGGCCGCTGAAAGCGCTGGCCCGCGGCATCGATAAAGGACTTCGGGGCATTGAGTCGGTCTACCGCGGGAGCCTGCGCGTGGCGGTGCGTTTTCGCAAAACCACCATGCTGGCAGCGCTTGTGGTCTTTGGCCTGAGCGTGGCGCTGGTGCCGCGAGTGGGCACTGAGTTTATGCCCATCAGCGATGACGGCTTTGTGACGGTGAGCGGTGAGCTGGAGACCAGCCGAAGCCTCGATTATACCTCCGAGGTGGTTGGCAGGCTGGAGGCTCAGATCACCGACGCGGTGCCCGAGCTCAAACGCCTCAACAGCACCAGCGGCACCAGCGGCTCGATGTTTGGCGGGGTGGGCGGGGGCAAAAACGAGTTTCAGCTGCGCATGGAGCTCATTGACCAGGACGATCGCGAGCGCTCGGTCTTTGAGGTCGCCGACCAGATCCGCGGGATTCTGGCCGGCACTCCCGAGATCGTGACCTCCACGGTGACCTCCGGTAACAGCGGCGGTGCGGGGAGCGCGCAGCCGGTCTCCGTGGAGATTCGCGGCTTTGATCTGGAGCAGACCACCGCGCTGGCCCGCGACCTTGCCGAGCATATGGAGGGCATCGAGGGCACCCGCGACGTCAACTTAAGCCGCGGTGAGAGCCGCCCGGAGTTTGAGATCATCTTTGATCGCGAGCGCCTGAGCGACTTCGGGCTGACCTCCGCCCAGGTCGCCCAGGTGGTGCGCGGCAACATCGCCGGGCAGACCGCCACGATCTTCCGCCGCGGCGGCGACGAGTACGACGTGGTGCTGCGCTACGCCGAGGGGGAGCGCGGCTCGCTCGAGCAGGTACGGGAGATGACGATCAATACGCCCACCGGCGCGCGCGTGCGCGTTGAAGATCTGGGTGAGATCAAAGAGTTCATGGTGCCGCCCAACATCGAGCGCATCGACCGCGAGCGCATGCTCACGGTCTCCGCCGGCATTGAGGGCCGCCCCCTGAACCTGGTGATGGAGGACGTGCGCGAGTGGGTCGATGCGCAGAACCTGCCTCCGCAGATCGCCATCACCTACGGCGGCGACTTCCAGGAGCAGCAGGAGTCTTTCCAGGACCTCTTCCTGATCCTCGCCCTGAGTCTGATCCTCGTCTACCTGGTGATGGCCGGGCAGTTTGAGTCGCTCAAAGAGCCCTTTGTCATCATGTTCTCGATTCCCTTTGCGTTTACCGGCGTGATTCTCGCGCTGTTGATCACCGACACGCCCCTGAGCGTCATCGGGCTTATCGGGGCGATCATTCTGGTGGGGATTGTCGTGAAAAACGCGATTGTGCTCATCGACTACATCAAGTTGTTGCAGGGGCGCGGCCAGCCCATCTTTGAGGCGATCGTCGACGGCAGCGTCTCGCGTCTGCGTCCGGTGTTGATGACGACGCTGACGACGATTCTCGCGATGATTCCCCTGGCACTGGAGATTGGCGAGGGGGCGGAGCTGTGGAAGCCGATGGCCATCTCGGTGATCGGCGGGCTGAGCTTCTCGACGGTGGTCACCCTGATCATCGTGCCGGTGCTCTACGGGATGTTTGAGCGTAACGCCGAGACCAAAACCGGAGGTATGACGTGA
- a CDS encoding PG0541 family transporter-associated protein, giving the protein MKAVMITYNEVLSERLIHLLDELELRGFTRWNGVQGRGTTTGEPHMGNHIWPSLNGAMYVVVEDEQLDALLDALAELDSQGRGLRAFVSPVEKAI; this is encoded by the coding sequence GTGAAAGCGGTGATGATTACCTACAATGAGGTGCTCTCGGAGCGCCTGATTCACCTGCTCGATGAGCTGGAGCTGCGCGGCTTTACGCGCTGGAACGGCGTGCAGGGCCGCGGCACCACCACCGGTGAGCCGCATATGGGGAACCATATCTGGCCCTCGCTTAACGGGGCGATGTACGTGGTCGTGGAAGATGAGCAGCTCGACGCTCTGCTCGATGCGCTTGCCGAACTCGACTCCCAGGGGCGAGGACTGCGGGCCTTTGTGAGCCCGGTGGAGAAGGCGATTTAA